In Luteitalea sp. TBR-22, one genomic interval encodes:
- a CDS encoding LutB/LldF family L-lactate oxidation iron-sulfur protein encodes MSHVSPLPFYARARQALDDPQLQTALDRATPRMVTARRQAIAVIPDGEQARDHARLIRAHTIAHLDRYLTQFVEAARANGTHVHFAPDAATATRLVVDIARRHDAKRIVKGKSMVSEEIALNAELEAAGMRVVETDLGEYVIQLDHDVPSHIIAPIIHKTKEQVAATFQRELGATEAEVADIPQMTAFARRRLRAEFLAADLGISGVNFAVAESGSLCLVENEGNGRLSTTVPRVHVALLGIERIVPTAADLAVALRVLARSGTGQALTVYTNVITGPRRADDPDGPSELHVVIVDNGRSQMLRTELEEILYCIRCGACLNVCPVYQEIGGHAYGSVYPGPVGAVYTPGAFGLEPWADLPQASSLCGACKDACPVRIDIPRMLLALRARAEEGGHTPRWVGDGLRVFRMVATRPRLFRAASAVVRRVSRWLGPRGFDRLPGPLAGWTRHRHFPPMAAETFTERRRREGRA; translated from the coding sequence GTGAGCCACGTCTCGCCGCTCCCCTTCTACGCGCGGGCCCGCCAGGCGCTCGACGACCCGCAGTTGCAGACGGCGCTCGATCGCGCGACGCCCCGCATGGTCACGGCGCGCCGTCAGGCGATCGCGGTGATCCCCGACGGCGAGCAGGCGCGCGACCACGCGCGCCTCATCCGCGCGCACACCATCGCGCATCTCGACCGCTACCTGACGCAGTTTGTCGAGGCCGCGCGCGCCAACGGCACGCACGTGCACTTCGCCCCGGATGCCGCCACGGCGACGCGGCTGGTGGTCGACATCGCCCGCCGCCACGACGCGAAGCGCATCGTCAAGGGCAAGTCGATGGTGTCCGAGGAAATCGCGCTCAACGCCGAGCTCGAGGCGGCCGGCATGCGCGTGGTCGAGACCGACCTCGGCGAGTACGTGATCCAGCTCGATCACGACGTGCCGTCGCACATCATCGCGCCGATCATCCACAAGACGAAGGAGCAGGTGGCGGCGACCTTCCAGCGTGAGCTGGGCGCCACCGAGGCCGAGGTGGCCGACATCCCGCAGATGACCGCCTTCGCGCGGCGCAGGCTCCGCGCCGAGTTCCTCGCCGCCGACCTGGGGATCAGCGGCGTCAACTTCGCCGTCGCCGAGAGCGGCAGCCTGTGCCTGGTCGAGAACGAGGGCAACGGCCGCCTGTCGACGACCGTGCCGCGGGTGCACGTGGCGCTGCTCGGCATCGAGCGGATTGTCCCCACGGCAGCCGACCTGGCCGTGGCGCTGCGCGTCCTCGCGCGCAGCGGGACCGGGCAGGCGCTCACCGTCTACACCAACGTGATCACCGGCCCGCGCCGGGCCGACGATCCCGACGGCCCCTCCGAACTGCACGTCGTCATCGTCGACAACGGCCGGTCGCAGATGCTCCGCACCGAGCTCGAGGAGATCCTGTACTGCATCAGGTGCGGCGCCTGCCTCAACGTCTGCCCGGTGTACCAGGAGATCGGCGGCCACGCGTACGGCAGCGTCTACCCTGGCCCGGTCGGCGCCGTCTACACCCCCGGCGCCTTCGGGCTCGAGCCGTGGGCCGACCTGCCGCAGGCCAGCAGCCTGTGCGGCGCCTGCAAGGACGCCTGCCCGGTGCGCATCGACATCCCGCGCATGCTGCTCGCCCTGCGCGCGCGTGCCGAGGAGGGCGGGCACACGCCGCGGTGGGTCGGTGACGGCCTGCGCGTGTTCCGCATGGTGGCGACGCGACCGCGCCTGTTCCGCGCCGCCTCGGCCGTGGTGCGCCGCGTCTCGCGATGGCTCGGCCCCCGCGGGTTCGATCGCCTGCCGGGACCGCTCGCCGGGTGGACGCGCCATCGCCACTTCCCGCCGATGGCTGCCGAGACCTTCACCGAGCGGCGGCGCCGCGAGGGGCGCGCATGA
- a CDS encoding lactate utilization protein, whose protein sequence is MTHDIFPGEFFERLAPTRQVPHPGAFATAPMPEGLDATIAQFTAAIEAVGGRVSRAGSTGEAADVVLGYLEAPDWRAHDQQGPGAFVAWDGAHLALPDVPAYVEARGARRLDAVVGTTQVDRDEDYRRLDAAVVGITGAHAALADTGSLALVHGEGRGRLVSLLPPVHVAIVEVARLHATLGALFAAEPDLLRQAANVVVVTGPSRTADIEMTLTRGVHGPRVVHVVFVG, encoded by the coding sequence ATGACGCACGACATCTTCCCCGGCGAGTTCTTCGAGCGGCTCGCGCCGACGCGGCAGGTCCCTCACCCCGGTGCGTTTGCCACGGCTCCGATGCCCGAGGGGCTCGACGCGACGATTGCGCAGTTCACCGCGGCGATCGAGGCAGTCGGCGGCCGCGTGTCCCGCGCCGGCTCGACCGGCGAGGCGGCCGACGTCGTGCTCGGCTACCTCGAGGCCCCCGACTGGCGCGCGCATGACCAGCAGGGCCCTGGCGCGTTCGTCGCCTGGGATGGGGCGCACCTGGCGCTGCCCGATGTGCCGGCGTACGTCGAGGCGCGCGGCGCCCGCAGGCTCGACGCCGTCGTCGGCACCACGCAGGTCGACCGCGACGAGGATTACCGGCGCCTCGACGCGGCGGTCGTCGGCATCACCGGGGCGCACGCCGCACTTGCCGACACCGGCTCGCTCGCGCTGGTGCATGGCGAGGGGCGCGGGCGGCTGGTGTCGTTGCTGCCGCCCGTGCACGTGGCGATCGTCGAGGTGGCACGGCTGCATGCCACGCTGGGCGCCCTCTTCGCGGCCGAGCCGGACCTCCTCCGGCAGGCCGCCAACGTCGTCGTCGTCACCGGTCCGAGCCGCACGGCCGACATCGAGATGACCCTCACCCGCGGCGTCCACGGCCCGCGCGTCGTGCACGTGGTGTTCGTCGGATGA